The following are from one region of the Plasmodium cynomolgi strain B DNA, chromosome 1, whole genome shotgun sequence genome:
- a CDS encoding p53-related protein kinase (putative) → MEFSLISAGSDAKIYKCVFIGKEAVKKEIFRKHYRHKKIDAKIRKLRVSNEIKFTKKLASINIDVPILYFVDVNEKSLYLEFVKGFTINQILKNVKEYEPNIPRCIGKVLAKIHNGNIIHGDFTTSNLILRNSYIGDGCTILDSATGLPYQLDDADSIPLCVIDFGLSFLSASVEDKAVDLFVLLKAIKSFHSEFALLEEDILSGYQTKSNNFDEIKKKLEIVKQRGRKRPMCTLVEHA, encoded by the exons ATGGAGTTCTCCCTCATATCAGCTGGATCCGATGCG AAAATTTACAAGTGCGTTTTCATCGGGAAGGAGGCAGTGAAGAAGGAGATTTTCCGAAAACATTATCgacacaaaaaaatcgatGCGAAGATCCGAAAATTAAGAGTTTCtaacgaaataaaattcacaaaaaagcTAGCCAGCATAAACATAGATGTACCGATTCTCTACTTTGTAGAtgtgaatgaaaaaagtttGTATCTAGAATTTGTCAAAGGGTTCACCATTAATCAGattcttaaaaatgtaaaagaatACGAACCCAATATTCCTAGATGCATAGGCAAGGTGCTAGCGAAAATACACAATGGGAATATAATCCATGGTGACTTCACAACGTCTAACTTGATTTTGAGGAATTCCTACATTGGTGATGGATGTACCATTTTGGATTCGGCTACTGGGTTGCCTTACCAGTTGGACGACGCGGACTCGATACCGCTCTGCGTCATTGACTTCGGTTTGTCGTTCTTGTCTGCCTCGGTCGAG GACAAAGCGGTCGACCTGTTCGTCCTTCTGAAGGCCATCAAAAGCTTCCATAGCGAGTTCGCTCTCCTG GAGGAGGACATCCTCTCAGGGTACCAAACCAAATCAAACAACTTTGAcgaaataaagaagaaattagAAATAG